Below is a window of Pseudomonadota bacterium DNA.
GAACATTGTATGTATTTAAAACCCTCGAATCCTGAAAGGAGCAGTGACATAACATGATGAATATCACAATATTCCAAACAAGTAAGCGAAAAATATGTATAATTATTCTTTCTGCTTTACTTTTATGCTCTTGTGGTTACCAGTTGGTGAAGGACAAAGGCATTTATGGTGGTGACATAACATCTCTCTATGTGCCTGTATTCAAGAATAAGACCTATGAGCCTCACGCATCCCTTTATGTTACTGATTCCTTCACACGGGAAATCGTCTCGAGCGGGCTTTTTAAAGTAAACACCAGCAACACTGACGGGTATTTAGAAGGGAATATCACCGAAATCAAGATAACGCCTGCCACGATGAATGTGTATGGTGTGGTCGTTGAAAAAACTATTACCGCCAATGTTGATATTGCCCTGTTTAGAAAGAACGGGGTGCTTTTAAGGAAGTGGTCCTTCACTGATTATGAAACATATAACGTGGTAGACATAAACGCAGAGGATTTCAACAAAAGAGACGCCCTGAAAAGGCTTTCAGGACGTATGGCAAGAAAATTCTGTTCTGTTATTCTGATTGATTATTAGATTAAGCCTTTGCTGATGAAAAGATATTAACCTTTTTTGATAATCTGGAAACTTTTCTGGCAGCATTATTCGGGTGTATAACCCCTTTTGAGGCAGCTTTATTAATATATGATACTGCGCCTTTAACCAATGTATCCAAATGCTCTTTATCTTTGCTTGCCATGGCCTGAACAACCCTCTTAATCTGGGTCTTCATAGTTGACTTCACATGAGAATTCCTTAATCTTCTTTCTTCTGACTGTCTCGCTCTTTTAATCGCAGATTTATTTTTCCTCAAAACAGGTCCTCCAATTTATTTTGTTCTTTTTACCACTTATTATTATGGTAAGTCAATCAAAAACGCAGTCCTGCATACTTCAACATGGGAAATTGAGAAGATATGGAGAGGTACATCCCATATTCTTGATATGCATATACCTCGTTTCATATCTTCTCTTATCCTCAAACACCCAACAGCGTAAATTATAATTAATTTAGAACGATAGGGCCTTCATTGGCCCTGCTGTTTGATAGTTTTACTTTTTCCCGGCATTTCTCTTCGATGCTTTAAGAGGGTTGATTTTCTGCTCTTCCACTTTTTGCCCTTTCTTCACATGAGATGACATAGGGCATGCACCTTTCTGCCATTTTTGTGCTGGATAGGGAAAGCTGGTACAATATTTCCCTGCTTCAAACTCTATCACTCTCGTGCATCCTTCACAACTTTCCACAATCGTGTTACATGTACCACCATTATAGGAACACCCTGTCTTCTTCATAAAAAGACATTCAACACCTACTTTTACTGTTGCACACTGCATAACGGCACCACCTCCTTAAAATATTGCAAAAACGTGAATATTTACTATATTTTAGCACAATTGTCAATAATTAAAATTGCTTATAAATTTTGCTTATAAATTTTCGGTAGTGGGTCAGTTTAAATTTTCTTCATCTTGACATGCTTAACCGCTCATGCTATACATAGGGTATGGCTAAGAAGAAGACACCTACCGACATTAACCAACTTGCTAAAT
It encodes the following:
- the lptE gene encoding LPS assembly lipoprotein LptE gives rise to the protein MMNITIFQTSKRKICIIILSALLLCSCGYQLVKDKGIYGGDITSLYVPVFKNKTYEPHASLYVTDSFTREIVSSGLFKVNTSNTDGYLEGNITEIKITPATMNVYGVVVEKTITANVDIALFRKNGVLLRKWSFTDYETYNVVDINAEDFNKRDALKRLSGRMARKFCSVILIDY
- the rpsT gene encoding 30S ribosomal protein S20, yielding MRKNKSAIKRARQSEERRLRNSHVKSTMKTQIKRVVQAMASKDKEHLDTLVKGAVSYINKAASKGVIHPNNAARKVSRLSKKVNIFSSAKA
- a CDS encoding PxxKW family cysteine-rich protein, with amino-acid sequence MQCATVKVGVECLFMKKTGCSYNGGTCNTIVESCEGCTRVIEFEAGKYCTSFPYPAQKWQKGACPMSSHVKKGQKVEEQKINPLKASKRNAGKK